A window of the Thalassospira sp. TSL5-1 genome harbors these coding sequences:
- a CDS encoding YdcF family protein translates to MTLGFGVALLMLLFRKSRKLGHHLLVVIAVCCVFVSLIPVGEIGVRILEDRFPKPSFENIATQDIAGVIVLAGAVDGDQYVGRDQVEYNAAADRVLEMLALARQLPKLPVIFTGGDNVINTRKFSEAIAVRNDLDRRKLDRDNIFYEEKSRNTAENAAYSHQMIAEKWPGKADGTWILVTSARHMPRAMGVFRRYDWSIIAWPVDYIARPQRHLTDINVSHSIKMLEDALKEFVGLTAYYWTGRTTTWFPAP, encoded by the coding sequence GTGACGCTCGGTTTTGGCGTGGCGTTGCTGATGCTGCTGTTTCGCAAATCCCGCAAGCTGGGGCATCATTTACTGGTCGTGATCGCTGTTTGTTGTGTTTTTGTCTCGCTTATCCCGGTTGGAGAAATAGGGGTGCGCATACTGGAAGACCGCTTTCCCAAGCCATCGTTTGAAAATATTGCCACACAGGATATTGCCGGTGTGATCGTTCTGGCCGGTGCGGTTGATGGTGATCAATATGTCGGGCGTGACCAGGTGGAATATAACGCGGCGGCAGACAGAGTTTTGGAAATGCTGGCCCTGGCGCGGCAATTACCAAAACTGCCGGTCATTTTTACGGGCGGCGATAATGTAATCAATACCCGCAAGTTTAGTGAGGCCATTGCCGTGCGCAATGATTTGGACCGCCGCAAACTGGACCGCGACAATATTTTTTACGAAGAAAAATCCCGCAACACAGCCGAAAACGCGGCCTATAGCCACCAGATGATTGCTGAAAAATGGCCGGGAAAAGCTGATGGAACCTGGATTTTGGTGACATCGGCCCGGCATATGCCCCGGGCAATGGGGGTGTTTCGGCGTTACGACTGGTCAATCATTGCCTGGCCGGTAGATTATATTGCAAGGCCGCAGCGCCATTTAACAGATATTAACGTCTCACATTCTATCAAGATGCTGGAAGATGCGTTGAAAGAGTTTGTCGGGCTAACGGCCTATTATTGGACCGGGCGGACAACGACGTGGTTTCCGGCACCGTAA
- the deoC gene encoding deoxyribose-phosphate aldolase, whose product MFDINTIPEIIENAHKKSIANQETAKRAISVLDLTSLNDDDTAEKIEALCHKAQTPAGHTAAVCIYAPFIETAWKTLGKSGIKTATVVNFPKGDETAQRVADETANAVAAGADEIDLVMPYRAFLAGDHDTTAEVIAATRQACGPILTLKVILETGEYPDAQAIYDAARLAISNGAHFVKTSTGKVATGATPEAAVAMMAAIRDAKAEQNLDCGFKASGGVRNTQDAALYLAIADDMMGPDWACPSTFRFGASSVLTDLLKTCGFDNGETPANDAGSY is encoded by the coding sequence ATGTTCGACATAAATACCATTCCAGAAATAATTGAAAACGCACACAAAAAATCAATTGCCAATCAGGAAACAGCCAAACGGGCGATTTCTGTTCTGGATCTGACCAGCCTGAATGATGATGACACTGCCGAGAAAATCGAGGCCCTGTGCCATAAAGCCCAAACCCCTGCGGGCCATACTGCCGCTGTTTGCATTTATGCTCCCTTTATTGAAACAGCCTGGAAAACACTGGGCAAAAGCGGGATAAAAACCGCAACGGTCGTTAATTTTCCCAAAGGCGATGAAACCGCCCAACGTGTTGCAGATGAAACGGCCAACGCTGTTGCCGCCGGTGCCGACGAAATTGACCTTGTCATGCCCTATCGCGCATTTCTTGCCGGGGATCATGATACCACGGCCGAGGTTATTGCCGCCACCCGTCAGGCCTGTGGCCCCATTCTGACATTGAAGGTTATTCTTGAAACCGGTGAATATCCTGATGCCCAGGCGATTTATGATGCAGCACGGCTTGCCATTTCCAACGGTGCCCATTTTGTCAAAACCTCGACCGGCAAAGTTGCCACAGGCGCAACGCCCGAAGCTGCCGTTGCCATGATGGCCGCTATCCGCGATGCCAAGGCCGAACAAAACCTGGATTGTGGTTTCAAGGCATCGGGCGGGGTACGCAATACGCAGGATGCTGCCCTTTATCTGGCAATTGCAGACGATATGATGGGACCGGACTGGGCGTGCCCGTCGACGTTCCGCTTTGGTGCCAGCAGTGTGCTGACGGATCTGTTAAAGACATGCGGTTTTGACAATGGTGAAACCCCGGCAAACGATGCTGGCAGCTATTGA
- a CDS encoding ABC transporter permease produces the protein MFDLYGRGDQMLDGGLVTIKLCLTVLPFMIIIGLLGASAKLSRYKVLRLIGESYTVIIRGIPELLVILLIYFGGTIAVQKIAELISGESARVDIPAFWSGVAALALVQGAFASEVFRAAMLAIPKGQIEAAIACGMTPTQIFYRIKLPQLWRFALPGLNNLFQVLIKDTALISVVGLEEILRMAAIGAGTEKAPFTFYLTAMLMFLAFTTVSLIAFHYLEKRASRGIARA, from the coding sequence ATGTTTGATTTATACGGGCGTGGCGACCAGATGCTTGATGGTGGGCTTGTCACCATCAAATTATGCCTGACCGTCCTGCCCTTTATGATTATTATTGGCCTGCTGGGAGCGTCGGCAAAATTGTCGCGCTATAAAGTTCTGCGCCTGATTGGCGAAAGCTATACGGTTATTATCCGGGGCATTCCCGAACTTTTGGTCATTTTACTTATCTATTTTGGCGGCACGATTGCGGTTCAAAAAATCGCTGAATTGATCAGTGGTGAGTCCGCCCGCGTTGACATTCCGGCGTTCTGGTCTGGTGTTGCCGCCCTGGCACTGGTTCAGGGGGCTTTTGCATCCGAAGTGTTCCGCGCAGCCATGCTGGCCATTCCCAAGGGCCAGATCGAGGCGGCAATTGCCTGCGGCATGACGCCCACACAAATATTTTACCGCATCAAGCTGCCGCAGCTTTGGCGCTTTGCCCTGCCAGGGCTAAACAATTTGTTTCAGGTTCTGATCAAGGATACCGCGCTGATTTCGGTTGTTGGCCTTGAGGAGATTTTGCGCATGGCCGCAATTGGTGCCGGGACTGAAAAGGCACCTTTCACCTTTTATTTAACGGCAATGTTGATGTTTTTGGCCTTTACCACGGTATCGCTGATTGCTTTCCATTATCTTGAAAAGCGGGCTTCCCGTGGTATTGCGAGGGCATGA
- a CDS encoding methyl-accepting chemotaxis protein, with translation MPRSSAAGLATHSRKKNMRLAVKLPLLVAISSLISILVLGAADYWLASKDIRTLSAEKLTALLDARTSTLNRLLNVENQSVERLANSLQIKEANDSFASGWALEGDGGAKNLRRLFIDENPNPADKRAELTKPEERTPYTRYHNRFHVDLRAIANERHYRSLMLVSLSGDVIYSVNKRDEFAQNISNGNFPYPALATLIKGVMADPANTPVAFGDFVRNVPNLISRFVVAPIVADKGDVRGYLVVEQPVTEISEVTADPAGLGETGSIYLVGPDKLLRTVDRQMTGGDERSQAVLTALHATAPVDAALAGNSGVMTYQDDQNVEKVAAYKPIQYGTNTWAMIAEARVSEIMAPVADLRNSMIMRAIAILLVIGLVGQFIVRRVIRQLDDVRATMMRLADDDLTAEIPSTDRTDEIGEFARALAIFKNNIQERRNMRRQEEEKKAQQLEYSQRLQRLTEQFEDEITDILTKLNASMGHLDHAGQSMKTAAERTRNLGSDALGHSQSASNDVTTVSTATTELSSSIDEIGRNSATALTKSEEAVSEAQAANSKIQDLDQSVNKIGEIVALISGIAEQTNLLALNATIEAARAGDAGKGFAVVAGEVKNLSSQTARATEEIGRQIAEVQGETVEAVKAIETITRTISELSTLTASISAAIEQQGSATAEISQSANSAANGTQSVISSIDGVAKASEESDLASREVTRVSDELSQQGISLKAAVDGFLSGVRRD, from the coding sequence ATGCCGCGTTCATCCGCCGCTGGCCTTGCGACCCATTCGCGTAAGAAAAATATGCGTCTGGCCGTCAAGCTGCCGTTGCTTGTTGCCATCAGTTCCCTGATTTCCATTCTGGTGCTTGGCGCCGCCGATTACTGGCTGGCTTCAAAAGACATTCGTACTCTTTCAGCCGAAAAACTAACGGCCTTGCTTGACGCCAGGACGTCAACACTTAACCGTTTGCTGAATGTTGAAAACCAGTCGGTAGAACGCCTTGCCAACAGTTTGCAGATCAAGGAAGCCAATGACAGTTTTGCATCTGGTTGGGCCCTAGAGGGCGACGGAGGTGCCAAAAACCTGCGTCGTCTGTTTATTGATGAAAATCCGAACCCGGCAGACAAACGCGCCGAACTGACCAAGCCCGAAGAGCGCACGCCTTATACCCGCTATCACAACCGTTTCCACGTTGATCTAAGAGCAATTGCAAACGAACGCCATTACCGTTCCCTTATGCTGGTATCCTTAAGCGGTGATGTGATTTATTCCGTCAATAAACGCGATGAATTTGCCCAAAACATTAGCAATGGTAATTTTCCGTATCCGGCGTTGGCGACCCTCATTAAGGGGGTGATGGCCGATCCCGCCAACACACCGGTTGCCTTTGGCGATTTTGTTCGCAATGTTCCCAATCTGATTTCGCGTTTTGTCGTTGCCCCGATTGTGGCAGACAAGGGCGATGTCCGTGGTTATCTGGTTGTTGAGCAACCGGTTACGGAAATCAGCGAAGTCACCGCCGATCCCGCCGGATTGGGTGAAACCGGCTCTATTTATCTTGTGGGCCCCGATAAGCTTTTACGCACGGTTGATCGTCAGATGACAGGAGGCGACGAACGTTCGCAGGCAGTATTGACCGCCCTTCATGCGACAGCACCGGTTGACGCAGCACTGGCTGGCAATAGTGGTGTAATGACCTATCAGGATGATCAAAATGTCGAAAAGGTTGCGGCTTACAAGCCCATTCAATATGGCACCAACACCTGGGCCATGATCGCCGAAGCACGGGTCAGTGAAATTATGGCGCCTGTCGCTGATCTGCGCAATTCCATGATCATGCGGGCCATTGCAATTCTGCTGGTGATCGGGCTTGTCGGCCAGTTTATTGTTCGCCGTGTCATTCGCCAGCTTGACGATGTTCGGGCCACCATGATGCGCCTTGCCGATGATGACCTGACGGCTGAAATTCCCTCGACGGATCGCACCGATGAAATCGGCGAATTTGCCCGTGCACTGGCTATTTTCAAAAACAATATCCAGGAACGGCGCAACATGCGGCGCCAGGAAGAAGAAAAGAAAGCCCAGCAGCTTGAGTATAGCCAGCGACTTCAACGCCTTACCGAACAGTTTGAAGATGAAATCACCGATATTCTGACAAAACTCAATGCCTCTATGGGCCATCTTGATCACGCTGGGCAATCGATGAAAACGGCTGCCGAACGAACAAGAAACCTTGGCAGTGATGCCCTGGGGCATTCGCAAAGTGCCTCAAATGACGTAACGACCGTATCAACAGCCACGACCGAGCTTTCTTCCTCGATTGATGAAATTGGCCGCAATTCAGCAACGGCCCTGACCAAATCCGAAGAAGCCGTTAGCGAGGCACAGGCTGCCAATAGCAAAATCCAGGATCTGGATCAGTCCGTTAACAAGATTGGCGAAATTGTTGCCCTGATCAGCGGAATTGCCGAACAGACTAACCTTCTGGCCCTGAATGCCACCATCGAGGCCGCCCGTGCCGGGGATGCGGGCAAGGGATTTGCCGTTGTGGCGGGCGAGGTTAAAAACCTGTCCTCGCAAACAGCCCGGGCCACCGAGGAAATCGGCCGTCAGATCGCCGAAGTTCAGGGTGAAACCGTCGAAGCCGTCAAGGCAATCGAAACCATCACCCGGACGATCAGTGAGCTGAGCACCCTGACAGCCAGCATCTCGGCCGCCATCGAACAGCAAGGCAGTGCCACGGCAGAAATTTCGCAAAGTGCCAATTCGGCCGCCAATGGGACACAATCGGTTATTTCTTCGATTGACGGCGTTGCCAAGGCATCGGAAGAATCTGACCTGGCATCGCGGGAAGTCACCCGCGTTTCCGACGAACTAAGTCAGCAGGGCATTTCCCTGAAAGCTGCCGTTGACGGGTTTCTTTCGGGTGTTCGCCGGGACTGA
- a CDS encoding ABC transporter ATP-binding protein, giving the protein MSTATPALKVEGMHKNFGDHEVLKGIDLTANTGDVISIIGSSGSGKSTFLRCINLLETPDSGHVYVHGELIKMRALADGGQEPADKKQLQRIRTKLAMVFQSFNLWSHLTILQNVIEAPVHVLGVPRKQAIERADALLHKVGMYERRDYYPGHISGGQQQRAAIARALAIEPEVMLFDEPTSALDPELVGEVLKVMTDLAEEGRTMLVVTHEMGFAKGVSNKVMFLHQGIVEESGDPKEVFENPKSERMKQFLQRDF; this is encoded by the coding sequence ATGAGCACAGCAACACCCGCCCTTAAAGTCGAGGGGATGCACAAGAATTTTGGTGATCACGAAGTGCTCAAAGGCATTGATCTGACTGCCAATACCGGAGATGTCATTTCCATTATTGGCTCATCGGGGTCCGGTAAAAGTACCTTCCTGCGCTGCATAAATCTTCTTGAAACACCCGATTCAGGCCATGTCTATGTACATGGCGAATTGATCAAGATGCGCGCATTGGCCGATGGAGGCCAGGAACCTGCCGACAAAAAACAGCTTCAGCGTATCCGCACCAAGCTGGCAATGGTTTTCCAGAGCTTCAATCTCTGGAGCCACCTTACCATTTTGCAAAATGTGATTGAGGCGCCGGTGCATGTTTTGGGTGTACCGCGCAAACAGGCAATAGAACGTGCCGATGCCCTGTTGCACAAGGTCGGCATGTATGAACGCCGCGATTATTATCCCGGTCATATTTCCGGGGGCCAACAGCAGCGTGCTGCCATTGCCCGGGCGCTTGCGATCGAACCCGAAGTCATGCTGTTTGACGAACCGACCTCGGCACTCGACCCGGAACTGGTTGGCGAAGTTCTCAAGGTAATGACAGATCTTGCGGAGGAAGGCCGTACCATGCTGGTGGTAACCCACGAAATGGGCTTTGCCAAAGGGGTATCAAACAAGGTCATGTTCCTTCATCAGGGAATTGTCGAAGAATCCGGAGACCCGAAAGAGGTTTTCGAGAATCCAAAATCGGAACGCATGAAACAATTTCTTCAGCGCGATTTCTGA
- a CDS encoding phosphopentomutase, with protein MARAILIVADSFGIGAAPDAAKFGDAGSDTLGHIAELCARGQADTDFRKGPLNVPNMTALGLGEAARDVNGHLPPGLEHGGAIIGAYGFAREVSRGKDTPSGHWEIAGVPVDFDWGYFPAEVPTFPAELTDELIKRTGIPGILGNCHASGTEIIARLGEEHIRTGKPICYTSADSVFQIAAHEEHFGLDRLMEVCETAFTLVEPYNIGRVIARPFVGSSPADFKRTANRRDLAVPPPHPTLLDIFTKAGGTVISVGKIADIYAQRGISKKVKAAGNMALFDAMMGEIAQAPDNSLVFTNLVDFDMEFGHRRDVPGYANALEEFDARLPELRAALKPGDLVIITADHGCDPTWRGNDHTREVVPILAFGPAIAPGPIGGRDTFADIGQTVADHLGVKLDHGTSFLHG; from the coding sequence ATGGCACGCGCCATTTTGATCGTTGCCGACAGTTTTGGAATTGGTGCCGCGCCGGATGCCGCAAAATTTGGCGATGCCGGTTCCGATACCCTCGGCCATATCGCCGAACTTTGTGCCAGGGGTCAGGCTGATACCGATTTTCGCAAGGGTCCACTTAATGTGCCGAACATGACGGCCCTTGGCCTTGGCGAGGCCGCGCGCGATGTAAACGGGCATCTGCCGCCGGGGTTGGAACATGGTGGCGCCATCATCGGGGCCTATGGCTTTGCCCGCGAAGTTTCGCGCGGCAAGGACACGCCCAGCGGCCATTGGGAAATTGCCGGTGTCCCGGTGGATTTTGACTGGGGCTATTTCCCCGCCGAAGTCCCGACCTTCCCGGCAGAGCTCACCGACGAATTGATCAAACGAACCGGCATTCCCGGTATTCTGGGCAATTGCCACGCATCAGGCACCGAAATCATTGCCCGTCTTGGCGAAGAACATATCCGGACCGGCAAACCGATTTGTTATACCTCGGCCGATAGCGTGTTTCAGATTGCCGCTCACGAGGAACATTTCGGCCTCGACCGTTTGATGGAGGTTTGTGAAACCGCGTTCACTTTGGTGGAGCCTTACAATATTGGTCGTGTTATTGCCCGGCCTTTTGTTGGCTCGTCACCGGCGGATTTCAAACGCACGGCCAACCGTCGTGACCTTGCAGTACCGCCGCCCCACCCCACCTTGCTGGATATTTTTACCAAGGCGGGTGGCACGGTGATTTCGGTGGGTAAAATCGCCGATATTTATGCCCAGCGCGGGATCAGCAAAAAGGTCAAGGCGGCGGGCAACATGGCGTTGTTTGACGCCATGATGGGTGAAATTGCGCAAGCCCCCGATAACAGCCTGGTTTTCACCAATCTGGTTGATTTTGACATGGAGTTTGGTCATCGCCGCGATGTGCCAGGCTATGCCAACGCGCTAGAAGAATTTGACGCCCGCCTGCCCGAATTGCGGGCAGCATTAAAACCCGGCGATCTGGTGATTATTACGGCCGATCATGGCTGTGATCCAACCTGGCGGGGCAATGACCATACCCGCGAAGTGGTGCCCATTCTGGCATTTGGCCCGGCCATTGCGCCCGGCCCGATTGGCGGACGCGATACCTTTGCCGATATTGGTCAAACCGTTGCGGATCACCTTGGGGTTAAGCTTGATCACGGCACGTCTTTCCTGCACGGTTAA
- a CDS encoding lysine/arginine/ornithine ABC transporter substrate-binding protein: protein MKNWIKAAAAAAVGIALSASAASAAWEKVVVATEGAYPPFNFIDKDGNLQGFDVDFTKELCKTAGVECEIVAQDWDGIIPGLLAKKYDAIIAQMSITEERKRSIDFTNYYCITPAVFVGKDGMKIEAYKDGKVMEDALDGMVIGVQRSTTHANFLEDNFPNAEIRMYDTQDNALLDLTAGRIDATLADSGVLVKWVESDAGKGYSFVSDTFAPSEWFGEGVGIGLRKEDQDLKEMFNKALAEMLGNGSYEKLNKKYFPNINLHPR from the coding sequence ATGAAGAACTGGATTAAGGCTGCTGCGGCTGCAGCTGTCGGTATTGCACTTAGCGCATCTGCCGCAAGTGCCGCCTGGGAAAAAGTCGTCGTTGCAACGGAAGGTGCCTATCCTCCGTTCAACTTCATCGACAAAGACGGAAACCTTCAGGGTTTTGATGTCGATTTCACCAAAGAGCTTTGCAAAACTGCTGGCGTTGAATGCGAAATCGTCGCCCAGGACTGGGACGGCATTATTCCGGGCCTTCTGGCAAAAAAATATGATGCCATCATTGCCCAGATGTCGATTACTGAAGAACGCAAGCGTTCCATCGATTTCACCAACTATTACTGCATTACACCGGCAGTTTTTGTTGGCAAAGATGGCATGAAAATCGAAGCCTATAAAGACGGCAAGGTTATGGAAGACGCACTTGATGGCATGGTCATTGGTGTTCAGCGTTCCACGACGCATGCAAACTTCCTGGAAGACAACTTCCCGAATGCCGAAATCCGCATGTATGACACCCAGGATAACGCTCTGCTTGACCTGACGGCTGGCCGTATTGATGCAACCCTGGCTGATTCCGGCGTTTTGGTTAAATGGGTAGAATCGGATGCAGGCAAGGGCTACAGCTTCGTTTCCGATACATTTGCGCCGTCTGAATGGTTTGGTGAAGGCGTTGGCATTGGTCTGCGCAAAGAAGACCAGGACCTGAAAGAAATGTTCAACAAGGCTCTGGCTGAAATGCTGGGCAACGGCTCCTATGAAAAACTGAACAAGAAATATTTCCCGAATATCAACCTGCATCCGCGGTGA
- a CDS encoding succinylglutamate desuccinylase/aspartoacylase family protein, with amino-acid sequence MQQKRIELLRPQMGTQRALTVRTYGTPGKGPKAYLQAALHADELPGVLVLHHLEKLLADAEATGDITGEVVVVPFANPIGFTQYVDMKPLGRFEMRTGQNFNRHYPDLCDELLAIVEGKLGQNADENIALIRAELRRLIKERRVTSGPLTDLQDLRFSLAELAIDADLVLDLHCDWEAAMHIYTSDSSWPDAADLSAQLGAGACLIAEESGDNPFDEAFSRPWVELRRKFGDTYPIPMATLATTIELRGEQDVYDHYAAEDAANLFRFLQRRKVIAGDPGPLPAAKCDATPLAGVDRVTATHGGVIVFSAKPGNHVKAGQELGYVLDTETGEKTPFSSRTDGFMYARVGGRLVVPGGLLCSIAGAEILAGKSGNLLTAR; translated from the coding sequence ATGCAGCAAAAGCGCATTGAGCTTCTTCGCCCCCAAATGGGCACCCAACGTGCCCTGACCGTTCGCACCTACGGTACGCCGGGCAAAGGCCCCAAGGCCTATCTCCAGGCAGCCCTGCATGCCGACGAACTGCCGGGCGTCCTGGTGCTTCACCATCTTGAAAAGCTGCTGGCAGATGCCGAAGCAACAGGTGACATCACGGGTGAAGTCGTTGTTGTCCCCTTTGCCAACCCGATCGGTTTCACGCAATATGTGGACATGAAACCGCTGGGCCGCTTTGAAATGCGTACCGGGCAAAACTTCAACCGGCATTATCCCGATTTATGTGACGAACTTCTTGCCATAGTTGAGGGTAAGCTGGGCCAGAATGCCGACGAGAATATTGCCCTGATCCGGGCTGAACTGCGCCGCCTGATCAAGGAACGCCGGGTGACCTCCGGTCCCTTGACCGATTTGCAGGATTTGCGTTTTTCGCTGGCAGAACTGGCAATTGATGCCGATCTGGTGCTGGATCTGCATTGCGACTGGGAAGCCGCCATGCACATTTATACCAGCGATTCAAGCTGGCCTGATGCAGCGGATTTGAGTGCGCAATTGGGGGCCGGTGCCTGCCTGATCGCCGAGGAATCCGGTGATAATCCGTTCGACGAAGCCTTTAGCCGCCCCTGGGTGGAGCTACGCCGCAAATTTGGCGATACATATCCCATTCCGATGGCAACATTGGCCACCACCATCGAATTGCGCGGCGAACAGGATGTTTATGACCATTACGCCGCCGAGGATGCGGCCAATCTGTTCCGGTTCCTGCAACGCCGTAAAGTTATTGCCGGCGATCCCGGCCCGCTTCCGGCAGCAAAATGCGATGCAACACCGCTTGCAGGTGTAGACCGCGTTACCGCAACACATGGCGGGGTGATTGTATTTTCTGCCAAACCCGGTAACCATGTTAAAGCAGGTCAGGAACTGGGATATGTTCTTGATACTGAAACCGGCGAAAAAACACCGTTTAGCAGCCGTACCGATGGGTTCATGTATGCCCGCGTCGGCGGACGCCTGGTGGTGCCTGGCGGGCTGTTATGCTCTATTGCCGGGGCTGAAATTCTGGCTGGTAAAAGCGGCAATTTGCTGACCGCCCGATAA
- a CDS encoding DsbA family oxidoreductase, which translates to MQLSAMRIEAIVDTVCPWCYIGKKRLEKALKKEDLSGFAVQWRPFLLNPDIPEGGVDRQWYLSTKFGGMDSANRVYKSIAAAGASVGIDFDFDAIRVTPDSRQSHRLIYKMCAENPAIGSDLIEDIFAAYFLNGQDIGDRNILVEIAVSHGADRSEIIDYLHGDMDHEFIMQESRLAHQLGVSGVPCFLFNGRHALSGAQEPAILQRMIRLARQEDSLMLQ; encoded by the coding sequence ATGCAGCTTTCCGCCATGCGCATCGAAGCGATTGTCGATACTGTATGTCCGTGGTGTTATATCGGCAAAAAACGGTTGGAAAAGGCCCTTAAAAAAGAAGACCTTTCCGGCTTTGCCGTTCAATGGCGGCCGTTTTTGCTCAATCCCGATATTCCCGAAGGCGGCGTTGACCGGCAATGGTACTTATCCACCAAATTCGGCGGCATGGACAGTGCGAACCGCGTTTATAAATCCATCGCCGCCGCCGGTGCCAGTGTTGGTATCGATTTTGATTTTGATGCCATTCGCGTAACCCCGGATTCAAGACAATCCCATCGGCTGATTTATAAAATGTGCGCCGAAAATCCCGCGATTGGCAGCGATTTGATAGAGGATATTTTTGCCGCCTATTTTTTGAACGGCCAGGATATCGGAGATCGCAATATTCTTGTCGAAATCGCGGTTTCTCATGGTGCAGACCGCAGCGAGATCATTGATTATCTGCATGGCGATATGGACCATGAATTCATTATGCAGGAAAGCCGCCTGGCCCACCAATTGGGTGTCAGTGGCGTGCCCTGTTTTTTGTTTAATGGCCGCCATGCCCTTTCAGGCGCACAGGAACCGGCTATTTTACAACGCATGATCCGCCTGGCACGCCAGGAAGACAGCCTGATGTTGCAATAA
- a CDS encoding ABC transporter permease — MFEDLIYVLDKYHGWLIQGLGLTLQLLVISVIFGSLLAIPLAIARTSKKVWVQAVPFSFIYVFRGTPLLAQLFMMYYGVGQLIANIDGIQDSWTWTYLRDPYWYCLLTFVLNTAAYVAEIMRGGINNVPSGEIEAARACGMTPVTTYRRIIFPRMWQIIWPAYTNDVIFTLKATSLASTVTMMELTGAARKIVARTALPYEAFISAGFIYLVIVYVLTFGFKGVEKYLRRNEVRQANKKQPIKTDIQA; from the coding sequence ATGTTTGAAGATCTGATTTATGTTCTCGATAAATATCATGGCTGGCTGATCCAGGGTTTGGGACTCACGCTTCAGCTTCTGGTCATATCGGTGATTTTCGGTAGCCTGCTTGCCATTCCTCTGGCCATCGCCCGCACCTCCAAAAAGGTCTGGGTGCAGGCCGTGCCTTTCAGCTTTATCTATGTATTTCGCGGCACACCGCTGCTGGCGCAGCTTTTCATGATGTATTATGGCGTTGGGCAGCTGATTGCCAATATTGATGGCATTCAGGACAGCTGGACATGGACCTATCTGCGGGATCCCTACTGGTATTGCCTGCTAACCTTTGTGCTTAACACGGCGGCCTATGTCGCTGAAATCATGCGCGGCGGCATCAACAACGTTCCCAGCGGTGAAATTGAAGCCGCCCGTGCCTGCGGTATGACACCCGTTACCACCTACCGCCGGATCATTTTCCCGCGTATGTGGCAGATCATCTGGCCTGCCTATACCAATGACGTCATTTTTACGCTCAAGGCAACGTCTCTGGCCTCCACCGTCACCATGATGGAATTGACAGGTGCCGCGCGTAAAATTGTCGCGCGTACCGCCCTGCCCTATGAGGCTTTTATTTCCGCCGGGTTTATCTATTTGGTCATCGTCTATGTGCTGACCTTTGGTTTCAAAGGTGTGGAGAAATATCTGCGCCGCAATGAAGTTCGTCAGGCAAACAAAAAACAACCCATCAAAACGGACATCCAGGCCTGA